A region from the Candidatus Edwardsbacteria bacterium RifOxyA12_full_54_48 genome encodes:
- a CDS encoding tRNA 2-thiouridine(34) synthase MnmA — translation MLNNTKQAQVAVAMSGGVDSTVAAALLVKKGLRAIGLTMKLFSASEAHSSTNCCANEAIEAAERAASKLGIEHRIIDCRKEFNEMVIGNFLSEYAKARTPNPCVVCNKSIKFGLLMETALAMGCTHLATGHYARICKRQDRYILAKAKDKQKDQSYFLWMLSQRQLQSTMFPLGNYEKQQIRRMAAALGLEAADKPESQEICFIPQGHYSQYLKNKMDVPGGDIVDSSGKIIGRHQGIANYTIGQREGLGIALGKPQYVIGLDPLKNRVIIGDDQYLYKDIMDVETVNWSIKIPSRQIKAEVKIRNQHKGSPAFIKPAGGRSVQIRFIKSQRAISPGQSAVFYRGDLLLGGGLIK, via the coding sequence GGGGTGGACAGCACCGTGGCCGCAGCCCTGCTGGTGAAAAAAGGCCTCCGGGCCATCGGGCTGACCATGAAGCTTTTTTCTGCATCCGAGGCGCATTCGTCAACCAATTGCTGCGCCAATGAAGCAATAGAGGCGGCCGAAAGGGCGGCATCAAAGCTGGGTATTGAGCATCGGATAATCGATTGCCGCAAAGAATTCAATGAAATGGTGATAGGCAATTTTCTCAGTGAATACGCCAAGGCCCGGACGCCCAATCCCTGCGTAGTATGCAATAAAAGCATCAAATTCGGGCTGCTGATGGAGACAGCCCTGGCTATGGGCTGCACCCATCTGGCTACGGGTCATTATGCCAGGATCTGCAAAAGACAGGATAGGTATATTCTGGCTAAAGCCAAGGATAAGCAGAAGGATCAGTCATATTTTTTATGGATGCTAAGCCAGCGGCAGTTGCAATCAACCATGTTCCCTTTAGGCAATTATGAGAAACAGCAGATCAGGAGAATGGCCGCGGCCCTTGGCCTTGAGGCGGCAGATAAACCGGAGAGCCAAGAAATATGCTTTATTCCCCAGGGGCATTACAGTCAGTATCTGAAAAATAAAATGGATGTCCCCGGTGGGGACATAGTTGACAGTAGTGGGAAAATCATTGGCCGTCACCAAGGAATAGCCAACTATACCATAGGGCAACGGGAGGGGCTGGGGATAGCATTGGGAAAACCGCAATATGTAATAGGCCTTGATCCATTAAAGAATCGGGTGATTATAGGGGACGACCAATACCTTTATAAGGATATCATGGATGTTGAGACTGTGAATTGGTCTATCAAAATTCCCAGCCGTCAGATAAAGGCTGAGGTAAAAATCAGGAACCAACATAAAGGCTCACCTGCCTTTATCAAGCCTGCCGGCGGGCGATCGGTTCAAATAAGATTTATAAAAAGCCAAAGGGCCATCAGCCCGGGCCAGTCCGCGGTATTCTACCGGGGAGATCTGCTTCTGGGGGGCGGGTTGATAAAATAA